The following coding sequences lie in one uncultured Mailhella sp. genomic window:
- a CDS encoding aryl-sulfate sulfotransferase, which yields MKLRYFLCSLAVMTMIPINGSASPTIYPTGVTMYDPERSFNGYTLIGPSWWNSGHSTYLVDMNGEVMKEWPQLLGHSAKMLPNGVVQGEYGKRKNAHMVILDWNNKILRQNDIPMSHDAQMEGSPVGYYFPDAKPRADGRLLLNSQNGLAKPGNIPVDFPVQENAIYEVDATGKVVWQWKISEHFKELGFSEEGIKALGVYDRYDRHLRVEDKNSGATPYGQASAKTSSKVNEVKNKKGVDWAHINAVSYVGKNRWYDEDPVKYAAFNPDNVLFSSRHMSMIAIIDKKTGKIVWKLGPDFSSTDALRKIGPIIGPHGSHIIPSGLPGAGNLLVFDNGGFSGYGRPDQDALDGVGVMKRHYSRVLEINPVTLEVVWEYSALKAKIATDNNPNIFFSPLQGNVQRLPNGNTLICEAAYGRVFEVTPDLDTVWEYVDPKWRDLDNYNVVFRAYRVPYDWVPQAKHSKERAVVPPRLEFFRLTPGENGGTAVPVLIEK from the coding sequence ATGAAATTACGTTATTTCCTATGCAGTCTCGCGGTAATGACCATGATACCGATAAACGGCAGCGCCTCGCCTACCATTTATCCGACAGGCGTTACGATGTATGACCCTGAAAGAAGTTTCAACGGGTATACGTTAATTGGACCTAGCTGGTGGAATTCCGGCCACAGCACCTATCTTGTCGATATGAACGGCGAGGTCATGAAAGAATGGCCGCAGCTTCTGGGGCATTCCGCAAAAATGCTTCCCAACGGTGTTGTTCAGGGCGAATACGGCAAGCGTAAAAATGCCCATATGGTTATTCTGGACTGGAATAACAAGATTCTTCGTCAGAACGACATTCCCATGAGTCACGACGCTCAAATGGAAGGCAGTCCCGTTGGCTACTATTTCCCCGATGCCAAGCCGCGTGCCGACGGCAGGCTTCTGCTGAATTCGCAGAACGGTCTGGCCAAGCCCGGCAATATTCCGGTGGACTTCCCCGTACAGGAAAATGCCATCTATGAAGTCGATGCCACCGGAAAGGTCGTATGGCAGTGGAAGATTTCGGAACACTTCAAGGAGCTGGGATTTTCGGAAGAAGGTATAAAGGCTCTCGGTGTTTATGACAGATACGACAGGCATCTCAGAGTTGAGGACAAGAATTCGGGGGCTACTCCGTATGGGCAGGCCAGCGCCAAGACCAGCTCAAAGGTCAATGAGGTAAAAAACAAAAAGGGCGTGGACTGGGCACATATCAACGCCGTTTCCTATGTGGGTAAAAACCGCTGGTATGACGAAGATCCTGTCAAGTATGCGGCTTTCAACCCGGACAATGTTCTCTTTTCCTCCCGCCATATGTCGATGATTGCCATCATCGACAAGAAAACGGGAAAGATTGTGTGGAAGCTCGGTCCGGACTTCAGCTCTACTGACGCCCTGCGTAAAATCGGACCCATCATCGGCCCCCACGGCAGCCATATCATTCCCAGCGGACTGCCTGGTGCCGGTAACCTGCTGGTATTCGACAACGGCGGATTCAGCGGCTACGGCAGGCCGGATCAGGACGCTCTGGACGGTGTCGGTGTCATGAAGCGCCATTACTCGAGAGTCCTGGAAATCAACCCCGTGACCCTAGAAGTTGTGTGGGAGTACTCCGCGCTGAAGGCCAAGATTGCCACGGATAATAACCCCAACATCTTTTTCAGTCCTCTCCAGGGCAATGTACAGCGTCTGCCCAACGGGAATACGCTTATCTGCGAGGCTGCGTACGGACGGGTTTTTGAAGTGACTCCCGATCTCGATACCGTGTGGGAATATGTTGATCCCAAGTGGAGAGATCTGGATAACTACAACGTGGTATTCCGCGCCTATCGTGTTCCTTACGACTGGGTTCCTCAGGCAAAGCATTCCAAGGAACGTGCGGTTGTTCCTCCGCGTCTGGAATTCTTCCGTCTGACGCCCGGGGAAAACGGAGGAACGGCGGTTCCCGTACTGATTGAAAAGTAG
- a CDS encoding ATP-binding protein produces the protein MKKFTFYLCCILCAVICAVGLMTQDQRTDPVEAKKKIRIGVLRDRPPLASMVDGSPEGLAVELVHGICSTLNIEEEFAFGRAVELYEQLEKGTIELAVLVPRVTGQTSRLTFIPTGFSLNRRIFVTDVSMDIRSESDFSGHSIAFVKSDSRYANIARNAGADVVIADDMPSALDMLINHDVDAYITHLGEVVASLAWKKGLTGINIKGGSLERTELYLVTEEHNIHLSARLADFLTTLENNGTLMEMREKWLGAPVWRESFWEQYKMPIIYFSLGVACLITIIIIWNVSLQYKVSRATDSLRASETRYRELTEASPDGVILLDEHGGYLYANPVARKLLNSYDMQLCGYSLAPETHLGELAQDIRAGRYGRRECVLPEKNGQTRHFEIMTFPATLDGRGTPGVCTLWRDITARRILEQELARTDRMSIIGRMAAGVAHEINNPLGVIMANAEYLAEKGVGGTQVEAILAHGEKAESSIRRLLNLAPTLEIRRESLNLTEVVQECILFLHPRLRKVDVDAHLPDWLPVRGDRGMLEQVVLNLIINALDSMKDSGRLTITGESRHQKEADTARIIIADDGPGIAESDMDRIFDLFYSTKGSQGFGIGLYVARNIAEMHNGTLRAESKPGETRFILDLPLLV, from the coding sequence ATGAAAAAATTTACGTTCTACCTGTGCTGCATTCTTTGCGCAGTCATATGCGCCGTCGGCCTGATGACGCAGGATCAGCGGACCGATCCCGTGGAAGCAAAGAAAAAAATCCGCATCGGAGTTCTTCGGGATCGTCCACCCCTTGCCAGCATGGTGGACGGCTCTCCAGAGGGTCTTGCCGTAGAGCTTGTGCATGGTATCTGTTCCACCCTGAACATCGAAGAGGAGTTTGCTTTTGGTCGTGCCGTGGAATTGTATGAACAGCTGGAAAAGGGAACGATAGAGCTGGCGGTACTGGTTCCCCGAGTCACGGGGCAGACCTCCAGACTGACGTTCATTCCCACCGGATTCAGCCTCAATCGCCGCATTTTCGTTACGGATGTCAGCATGGATATCCGGTCGGAATCCGACTTTTCCGGACACAGCATCGCTTTTGTAAAAAGTGACAGCCGATATGCAAATATTGCACGGAATGCAGGGGCCGACGTTGTCATAGCCGACGACATGCCGTCGGCACTGGACATGCTTATAAACCATGATGTGGATGCCTACATCACCCATCTGGGTGAAGTCGTGGCCAGTCTTGCCTGGAAAAAAGGCCTTACCGGTATCAACATCAAAGGAGGAAGTCTGGAGCGTACGGAACTGTATCTGGTGACGGAGGAACATAATATTCACCTGTCGGCCCGGCTTGCAGATTTTCTGACCACTCTGGAAAACAACGGAACATTGATGGAGATGCGCGAAAAATGGCTGGGCGCTCCCGTATGGAGAGAAAGCTTCTGGGAGCAATATAAGATGCCGATCATCTATTTTTCTCTGGGAGTTGCCTGCCTTATTACCATCATCATAATCTGGAACGTTTCCTTACAGTATAAGGTTTCCAGGGCTACGGACAGTCTGCGGGCGTCGGAAACCAGATATCGGGAACTGACGGAGGCCTCCCCGGACGGCGTCATTCTTCTGGATGAACACGGAGGGTATCTTTATGCCAATCCCGTGGCACGGAAGCTTCTGAACTCCTATGACATGCAGCTGTGCGGATACTCTCTGGCGCCGGAAACCCACCTCGGAGAGCTGGCACAGGATATCAGAGCAGGACGATACGGCCGCCGGGAATGTGTACTGCCGGAGAAAAACGGCCAGACCCGCCATTTTGAAATCATGACGTTTCCGGCCACGCTGGATGGAAGAGGAACTCCCGGAGTATGCACCCTCTGGCGTGACATCACGGCACGGAGGATACTGGAACAGGAACTGGCCAGAACGGACCGCATGTCCATCATCGGCCGCATGGCGGCCGGAGTGGCCCATGAGATCAACAATCCGCTGGGAGTCATCATGGCCAACGCCGAGTATCTTGCGGAAAAAGGGGTGGGAGGCACACAGGTGGAGGCCATTCTCGCACACGGCGAAAAGGCGGAAAGTTCCATCCGGCGACTCTTGAATCTTGCCCCGACGCTTGAAATCCGACGCGAAAGCCTCAACCTGACCGAAGTCGTGCAGGAATGCATACTGTTCCTGCATCCCCGGTTGCGCAAAGTGGATGTTGATGCGCATTTGCCGGACTGGCTTCCTGTGCGGGGAGACAGAGGCATGCTGGAACAGGTGGTGCTGAACCTCATCATCAACGCTCTGGACAGCATGAAAGATTCCGGTCGCCTGACAATAACCGGAGAAAGCCGGCATCAGAAGGAAGCCGACACGGCAAGAATCATCATTGCGGATGACGGCCCGGGGATCGCCGAGTCCGACATGGACCGTATCTTTGACCTGTTCTACAGCACAAAAGGAAGCCAGGGATTCGGTATCGGACTGTACGTGGCCAGAAATATAGCGGAAATGCACAATGGGACGCTGCGGGCGGAGTCAAAGCCAGGAGAAACCCGATTTATTCTGGATCTTCCTCTTTTGGTATAG
- a CDS encoding sigma-54 dependent transcriptional regulator, with amino-acid sequence MSRRILLVDDEQAWLDILALRFSESGWQTDIASGGEEACRILLEKSFDVILCDMSMPGMDGVELLQRLRISGISTPFIIMTGVGTIQSAVRATRLGAYDYVTKPLKMKTLLPLVLRAADYGSMQRSLGSSRREEEEGVPSMILGDSPAMHDIMRMLDKISGSSVSVLIEGRSGTGKSLLAKVIHASSPRRNKAFLTIDCGALPESLLDSELFGHVRGAFTGAVQSRRGLLEEAQGGTVFLDEIGEMPLGMQTKLLHAIQEREVRPVGANASVHIDVRFISASNRDLKEAVRQGLFREDLYYRLAVLPIRMPDLRERKEDIIRFIEYFIHKYNRKHNKNIREISPAALEILMAQPWPGNIRELENTMERIVLFTEGQIITPSSLGPLENRLGSEPRPQPLSSAPIALHEAAREAERKAILLALTLADGNRTRAATMLGVSRRTLYHKMADCGIPSAGEAIPKEEDPE; translated from the coding sequence GTGTCCAGACGTATATTGCTTGTCGACGATGAGCAGGCATGGCTTGATATCCTTGCACTTCGCTTTTCCGAGTCGGGCTGGCAGACGGATATCGCCTCCGGAGGAGAAGAAGCCTGCAGGATTCTTCTCGAAAAGAGTTTTGACGTGATTCTCTGCGATATGTCCATGCCGGGTATGGACGGCGTGGAACTTCTCCAGAGACTTCGGATATCGGGGATCTCCACACCGTTCATCATCATGACGGGTGTAGGTACCATTCAGAGCGCCGTAAGAGCAACCAGGCTTGGTGCCTATGATTATGTGACCAAGCCGTTAAAAATGAAAACACTCCTGCCGCTGGTGCTGCGTGCGGCGGACTACGGATCCATGCAGCGCTCTCTGGGAAGTTCCCGCCGGGAAGAGGAGGAGGGCGTGCCTTCCATGATTCTGGGAGACAGTCCTGCCATGCACGATATCATGCGGATGCTTGATAAAATTTCCGGATCCAGTGTCAGTGTTCTTATTGAAGGCAGAAGCGGAACGGGGAAAAGTCTGCTGGCCAAGGTGATCCATGCGTCCAGTCCGCGCCGGAACAAAGCTTTTCTGACCATTGACTGCGGGGCACTTCCGGAAAGCCTGCTGGACAGCGAGTTGTTCGGCCATGTCCGGGGTGCGTTCACCGGTGCGGTTCAGTCTCGCCGCGGCCTGCTGGAGGAAGCACAGGGCGGTACCGTTTTTCTGGATGAGATAGGGGAGATGCCGCTGGGTATGCAGACAAAACTGCTGCATGCCATTCAGGAAAGGGAAGTTCGACCCGTGGGGGCCAATGCCTCTGTGCATATTGACGTGCGTTTTATTTCGGCCAGTAACCGTGATCTGAAGGAGGCCGTTCGTCAGGGGCTTTTCCGGGAGGATCTTTACTACAGGCTTGCGGTTCTGCCGATACGCATGCCCGATCTGCGGGAACGGAAAGAAGATATTATCCGTTTCATCGAGTACTTCATTCATAAGTACAATAGAAAACATAATAAAAATATCAGAGAGATAAGTCCTGCAGCGCTGGAGATTCTCATGGCGCAGCCGTGGCCCGGCAATATCCGTGAACTGGAAAACACCATGGAGAGGATAGTGCTGTTTACGGAAGGGCAGATCATCACCCCGTCATCTCTAGGCCCCCTGGAAAACCGTCTTGGTTCAGAGCCTCGTCCTCAGCCGTTGTCGAGCGCCCCCATCGCGTTGCATGAAGCAGCAAGAGAGGCGGAGCGGAAGGCTATTCTTCTGGCTCTGACACTTGCGGATGGTAACCGGACAAGGGCGGCAACCATGCTGGGGGTCAGTCGACGAACCCTTTACCATAAGATGGCCGACTGCGGTATTCCGTCGGCGGGAGAGGCTATACCAAAAGAGGAAGATCCAGAATAA
- the argC gene encoding N-acetyl-gamma-glutamyl-phosphate reductase, giving the protein MLRAGLVGVTGYTGMELSRILASHPSIRLTAATSRQDAGKRLDVVYPFLQGLPGADVVLMEPEVKALAEACDVVFLAVPHGVAMEIGADLYDAGVKVVDLSADFRLRDADVYEAWYKPHTRREHIAHAVYGLPELYADEIRQARLVANPGCYPTASILGLYAALKNGIIRTDDIVIDAKSGTTGAGRKAVVSSLFCEVADSFRPYNIGGRHRHTPEIEQELSVAAGTPVTVSFNPHLLPISRGILATIYTKLASPLSQADVQALYEDFWKDSPWVRVMPAGKLPETRNVRGTMFCDVAVTVDERTGRLIITSAIDNLCRGASGQAVANANLLFGLPVETGLNFAPLVP; this is encoded by the coding sequence ATGCTGAGAGCCGGATTGGTCGGCGTGACGGGCTACACGGGAATGGAGCTTTCCCGTATTCTGGCCTCCCATCCTTCCATTAGACTGACTGCGGCTACTTCCCGACAGGATGCGGGCAAGCGGCTTGATGTCGTGTATCCTTTCCTGCAGGGACTGCCCGGTGCGGATGTGGTGCTTATGGAGCCTGAGGTGAAAGCCCTGGCCGAAGCCTGCGATGTGGTGTTTCTTGCCGTGCCTCATGGCGTGGCCATGGAAATCGGCGCGGATTTGTACGATGCGGGGGTGAAGGTCGTTGATCTGTCGGCGGACTTTCGTCTGCGGGATGCTGATGTTTATGAAGCATGGTACAAGCCCCATACCCGCAGGGAGCATATCGCTCATGCCGTGTACGGTCTGCCTGAACTCTATGCCGATGAGATACGTCAGGCCCGTCTGGTGGCCAATCCCGGCTGTTACCCCACGGCGTCCATACTCGGTCTCTATGCGGCGTTGAAGAATGGCATCATCCGCACCGACGACATTGTCATTGATGCCAAGTCCGGTACCACCGGAGCCGGCCGCAAGGCCGTGGTCAGCTCGCTGTTCTGTGAGGTGGCAGATTCTTTCCGTCCCTACAACATCGGTGGCAGACATCGCCATACTCCGGAGATTGAGCAGGAACTTTCCGTGGCAGCGGGGACGCCCGTCACCGTGTCGTTCAATCCTCATCTTCTGCCCATCAGCCGCGGTATTCTTGCCACCATCTACACCAAGCTGGCCAGTCCCCTGTCTCAGGCCGATGTGCAGGCGCTGTATGAGGATTTCTGGAAGGACAGTCCGTGGGTGAGAGTGATGCCTGCCGGCAAGCTTCCGGAGACCCGCAATGTGCGCGGTACGATGTTCTGTGACGTTGCGGTTACCGTGGATGAGCGTACGGGACGTCTCATCATCACCTCTGCCATAGATAATCTCTGTCGCGGAGCTTCCGGTCAGGCTGTGGCCAACGCCAATCTGCTGTTCGGGTTGCCGGTGGAAACCGGCCTCAATTTTGCTCCGCTGGTCCCGTAA
- a CDS encoding phosphomethylpyrimidine synthase ThiC: MSIFESNQALAQLFEQHKARLCEEEGLTEAEIRAAIEAGTMVLLGNPNHKNVRPILVGQPARVKINANIGTSPFHCSVKGEMRKLKIALDAGADTVMDLSIAGDLDSIRQQMLDACPAPLGTVPMYGVAQIYIDRGEDPATIDPEVIFADVEKQAEQGVDFMTLNCGLTRQGAEWGAKGGRTMGIVSRGGSILSRWMLHNDKENPLLTEFDRILDIARRYNVTLSLGDGLRPGANCDSGDAAQWMEVITLGQLAKRGLEKGVQCMIEGPGHVSLNEVEAQILSIKKLTHNAPLYVLGPLVTDTTPGYDHIAGAIGGALARKRSNLVYEKGFTSTGAVALNAVEGSTIRVNSMKDTDAVVSIVGNIIAGKTSAVKIVESDLVTDNNATENTITVNLLNDNSHFTGVNEFGNTGSKIDGAVLAKKKELGYRHV; this comes from the coding sequence ATGTCCATTTTTGAAAGCAACCAGGCTCTGGCTCAGCTGTTCGAACAGCACAAGGCCCGCCTGTGCGAAGAAGAAGGCCTGACGGAAGCAGAAATCCGTGCCGCCATAGAAGCCGGTACCATGGTTCTTCTTGGCAACCCCAACCATAAAAATGTCCGCCCCATTCTGGTCGGACAGCCTGCACGGGTAAAAATCAACGCCAACATCGGCACGTCCCCCTTCCACTGCAGCGTGAAGGGAGAAATGCGCAAACTCAAGATCGCTCTGGACGCCGGAGCCGACACCGTGATGGATCTGTCCATTGCCGGCGACCTCGACTCCATCCGTCAGCAGATGCTGGATGCCTGCCCCGCGCCGCTCGGCACGGTTCCCATGTACGGCGTGGCCCAGATTTACATTGACCGCGGCGAAGATCCCGCCACCATTGATCCCGAAGTCATTTTTGCCGACGTGGAAAAGCAGGCCGAACAGGGGGTGGACTTCATGACCCTGAACTGCGGCCTGACCCGCCAGGGCGCGGAATGGGGCGCCAAGGGCGGACGTACCATGGGCATCGTCTCCCGTGGCGGCAGCATTCTTTCCCGCTGGATGCTGCATAACGACAAGGAAAATCCCCTTCTTACGGAATTCGACCGCATTCTCGACATTGCCCGCCGCTACAACGTGACCCTCTCTCTCGGCGACGGCCTCCGTCCCGGAGCCAACTGCGATTCCGGCGATGCCGCCCAGTGGATGGAAGTCATCACGCTCGGACAGCTGGCCAAACGCGGTCTGGAAAAAGGTGTGCAGTGCATGATCGAAGGCCCCGGCCATGTCAGCCTGAACGAAGTGGAGGCTCAGATTCTCAGCATCAAGAAGCTCACCCACAATGCTCCGCTTTATGTCCTCGGACCGCTGGTCACCGACACCACTCCGGGATACGATCATATTGCCGGAGCCATCGGTGGAGCGCTGGCCCGTAAGCGGAGCAACCTTGTTTATGAAAAAGGCTTTACTTCTACGGGTGCCGTGGCGCTGAATGCCGTTGAAGGTTCCACCATCCGTGTCAACAGCATGAAAGATACTGATGCGGTGGTGAGCATTGTCGGGAATATCATAGCCGGAAAGACTTCTGCAGTGAAGATAGTCGAGTCCGACCTTGTAACTGACAATAATGCCACGGAAAACACTATCACCGTCAATCTTCTGAATGACAACTCCCATTTTACCGGCGTCAACGAGTTCGGAAACACGGGAAGCAAAATTGATGGGGCTGTCCTAGCTAAGAAAAAAGAGCTAGGATACCGGCATGTATGA
- a CDS encoding IS5 family transposase (programmed frameshift), which yields MKELFYLSHEQIARIKRYFPRSHGIPRVDDRRVVSGIIYVIKHGLQWNDAPREYEPYKTLYNRFIRWSRLGVFNRIFAELVEQNGSTTRLMIDATHLKAHRTAASLLKKGAFSRCIGRTKGGLNSKLHAVCNAFGQPLAFHLSGGQVSDYKGAAVLLDTLPQAGELLADRGYDADWFRHALSRKGITPCIPGRHSRKTPVAYDKEVYKQRHKIEIMFGRLKDWRRIAMRYDRCAHTFFSAICLAAIVIFYI from the exons ATGAAGGAACTTTTTTATCTTTCTCATGAACAGATTGCTCGTATCAAACGCTACTTTCCTCGTTCCCATGGCATTCCGAGAGTCGATGACAGGCGTGTCGTCAGCGGCATTATCTATGTCATCAAGCACGGCCTGCAATGGAACGATGCTCCGCGCGAGTATGAACCATACAAAACTCTCTACAATCGTTTTATCCGCTGGAGCCGATTGGGGGTCTTTAACAGGATTTTTGCGGAGCTTGTTGAGCAAAACGGCTCCACAACACGCTTGATGATTGATGCCACACATCTCAAGGCACACAGGACAGCAGCAAGTTTGCTGAAAAAAGGGGCCT TTTCCCGATGTATCGGACGCACAAAAGGCGGCCTGAATTCAAAACTCCACGCTGTCTGCAATGCCTTCGGTCAACCGTTGGCCTTCCATCTGTCCGGCGGTCAGGTGAGCGACTACAAAGGCGCTGCTGTCCTGCTTGATACTCTGCCGCAGGCCGGGGAGCTTCTGGCGGATAGAGGCTATGATGCCGACTGGTTTCGTCATGCCTTGTCCCGTAAAGGAATCACGCCGTGTATTCCCGGCAGACACAGCCGGAAAACTCCGGTGGCCTATGACAAGGAGGTTTATAAGCAGCGGCACAAGATAGAAATCATGTTCGGCCGACTCAAGGATTGGCGCAGAATAGCCATGCGTTATGACCGTTGTGCCCACACGTTCTTTTCGGCTATTTGTCTCGCTGCCATTGTCATCTTTTATATTTAA
- a CDS encoding IS1595 family transposase, giving the protein MNLNNRQQTELIKFFVAGATARAAGEMVGVNRNTATSYFMRLRRLIASHLPSYRLSGEIEADESYFGGVRKGKRGRGSAGKIAVFGLLKRNERVYTVIIPDARTETLLPIIKEQVEPDSIVYTDTFSAYNALDINGFHHHRINHSQKFAEHHNHINGIENFWNQAKRHLRRFNGIKPEHFYWFLKECEWRFNEGNHKQLLTRLTYWIKQAKH; this is encoded by the coding sequence CTGAACCTAAATAATCGGCAACAGACCGAACTCATAAAGTTTTTTGTGGCCGGTGCCACGGCAAGGGCTGCCGGAGAGATGGTAGGAGTAAACCGTAACACTGCCACATCCTATTTCATGCGCTTGCGACGTCTTATTGCTTCTCATCTCCCCAGCTATCGGCTGTCCGGAGAAATAGAAGCCGATGAAAGTTACTTTGGAGGTGTAAGAAAAGGTAAACGAGGACGGGGATCTGCCGGAAAAATAGCTGTTTTTGGTCTATTGAAGAGAAACGAAAGAGTCTACACAGTAATCATTCCTGATGCCCGTACTGAAACACTTCTCCCCATCATCAAAGAACAGGTGGAACCTGACAGTATAGTCTATACAGATACATTTTCAGCTTACAACGCCTTGGATATCAACGGATTCCATCATCATCGTATCAATCATTCTCAGAAGTTTGCAGAACACCATAATCATATCAATGGAATAGAAAATTTCTGGAATCAAGCCAAAAGACACTTACGTCGTTTTAACGGTATCAAGCCAGAACACTTTTACTGGTTCCTCAAAGAATGCGAATGGCGCTTCAATGAAGGCAACCATAAACAACTTCTAACTCGGCTAACTTATTGGATAAAACAAGCTAAACACTAG
- a CDS encoding autotransporter outer membrane beta-barrel domain-containing protein translates to MTGDSPVSTLVMQNGGIVNLTYDNVPTTTSRFRTLTADNLTGEGGIFRVNTDIKNDKADKIIIDKGSGTHQIEVIPTGTGADREAMNSFIVQQHEGSASFSLSNKDGKVEQGLYFYELADRTGNDGQEWYLKRVSSGIAPDTPTGEAEASLSGLAGHYAMWYGQLTDLRKRLGEVRYGSQTGLWVRGFADKSRLDGLASSSFTQNLYGGSIGYDTLLADGEQYDWIIGMQLRSAHADQHTNGRWGGHGNLTSMGGGLYSTWVHYDGWYVDAAATMDWYNHEIRATMRDGTSVHDDRSSYGLGASLEAGRRIDFGFSNGGRDHWFVEPQLQLSYFWVKGGDFTASNGMEIDQKDMDSLTGRAGLVLGKKFALDGGNGSRYIQPYVKAGLNHEFLGEQEARLNGVRMTSDLEGTRGYYGVGVDWQATDNLRLYMQAEREHGEHFTREYNVSAGLKWTF, encoded by the coding sequence ATGACAGGAGACTCTCCGGTCTCCACGCTTGTCATGCAGAACGGCGGCATCGTGAATCTGACCTATGACAACGTCCCGACCACAACCTCCCGATTCCGCACCCTGACGGCGGACAACTTAACCGGTGAAGGCGGTATTTTCCGGGTCAATACAGACATCAAAAATGATAAGGCCGACAAAATCATCATCGACAAGGGATCGGGGACGCATCAGATTGAGGTAATTCCCACCGGCACGGGCGCGGATCGCGAAGCAATGAATTCCTTCATTGTCCAACAACATGAAGGCAGCGCTTCGTTCTCGCTGTCCAACAAAGACGGCAAGGTGGAGCAGGGGCTGTATTTTTACGAGCTGGCAGATCGGACGGGCAACGACGGACAGGAATGGTATCTGAAACGTGTCTCTTCCGGCATCGCCCCAGACACGCCGACGGGTGAAGCGGAAGCCTCACTTTCCGGTCTGGCCGGGCATTATGCCATGTGGTACGGCCAGCTCACCGACCTGCGCAAGCGTCTGGGCGAAGTGCGCTACGGCTCGCAGACCGGCCTGTGGGTGCGCGGCTTCGCCGACAAGTCCCGTCTCGACGGACTGGCAAGTTCCAGCTTTACCCAGAACCTGTACGGAGGCTCCATCGGGTACGATACGCTACTTGCTGATGGTGAACAATATGACTGGATTATAGGAATGCAGCTCCGCAGCGCCCATGCCGACCAGCATACCAACGGGCGTTGGGGCGGACATGGCAATTTGACCAGCATGGGAGGCGGCCTGTACTCCACATGGGTTCATTACGACGGCTGGTATGTGGACGCCGCCGCCACAATGGACTGGTATAATCACGAAATCCGTGCCACGATGCGTGACGGCACAAGTGTGCATGACGACCGTTCTTCTTACGGGCTTGGCGCTTCGCTGGAAGCCGGACGCAGGATAGACTTCGGCTTTAGTAACGGAGGACGCGACCACTGGTTCGTGGAACCGCAACTCCAGCTTTCCTATTTCTGGGTGAAAGGCGGTGACTTCACGGCCAGCAACGGCATGGAAATTGACCAGAAAGACATGGATTCCCTGACCGGACGCGCCGGTCTCGTGCTCGGCAAAAAGTTCGCTCTGGATGGCGGCAACGGCTCCCGCTACATCCAGCCCTATGTAAAGGCCGGCCTGAACCATGAATTCCTGGGAGAACAAGAAGCCCGTCTCAACGGCGTCCGCATGACCTCCGACCTGGAAGGTACTCGCGGCTACTATGGCGTGGGCGTAGACTGGCAGGCCACGGACAACCTCCGTCTTTACATGCAGGCCGAACGTGAACACGGCGAACACTTCACCCGCGAATATAACGTGTCCGCCGGGCTGAAGTGGACATTCTAA